In Candidatus Methylomirabilota bacterium, the sequence CCCAGATCGCCGATCGCGCGCCGCACGTTCTGCTGCAGGTGTCGGAGGAAGAGCGGCCGGTTGCCGCGCTTGAGGCTGATCTCGTGGTAGTGCAGGATCGCCGCGGGCGTGGCCCCGGTCACTGGTCGCGCTCCGCGGGCCGCGGATGCTTGGGCCGCCGCCGGTACACCGTCTTCGGCACTTCCACTTTCGGCGGCTTGGCGGGCATCGGCTTGCGGACCTTCTTGTGGGTCGGGGTATGGATCGGCTTGCGGCGCTTCACCCCGCCAGTATACCCGCGCCTCTCGGCTCAATACGGCGCGCCCGGGAAGGTGTTGATACCGGCGCGGCGCCCGGCCGCGCGGTACATCTTCACGCCGCCGATGCTCGCCCCGCCCCAGAGCTCCTCTCCCACCCCGTCGTGGAGTGCCCAGCTCCGTCCCCGCACGGTGCGCGCCGACTCGGCCTGACGGAAGGCCGAGGAGCCGTCGAGCCGCCCGACCAGCGCGCCGCCGTCGCGGAAGCCGGCGTCGATGGCCTCCATCACGTCGCGGCCCATCAGGTAGCCGCAGCCGCGCCGCTCGTAGAGGATGGCCGAGTGGTAGAACAGCGGCTCGATCAGGTAGACCTCCTTGCCGAGGAGGGCGCAGAAGCCCTCCATCGCGTCGAGCACGCGCGACAGCAGGCGCAGGCCGCGGCGCACCTGGCCCGGGGCCAGGCCGTCACCCATCGCCCGGCGCTCCTCCTGGACGTTGCGCGACGCGGTGCCGAACAGGGTGTCGCGGCCATCCGGGTCCCGGTCGATCGCGAAGCGCGGCCCGGCGGGATCCGTGATCTGCACGAAGGCGAGCTCCGGCACGGACAGCGGCGACATCTCGACGTCCACCAGCAGCGCGGGGTCGCGGTCCTCGAGCGAGGAGCGCACCTCCACGCGAGCCCACGGCTTGTCGGGGGGCGCGGTCACCCGCACCAGCCGCCTCCCGTCGCGATCGCAGAGGGTGGCCGGGTCGATCGCGAAACGGTCGAGCAGCTCCTCGGGCACCAGCCGCACGTAGAGCGCCTCGGCCACGTCGCGAGGCAGGGCGTTGATTTCCTGAATCGAGCCCAGGCCGAGGCCTTCGACGCGAGAGTCCATTCGTGGCCCGGCGGCGCCTACCGCGGCGGCACCGGCTCGAGCGCGGGCAGCAGCCGGCGCGCGGCCTCGAGCTCGGCCGGGGTGTTGACGTTCATGAACGCCACCTCGGGCGACCGGAAGCGCGCCACCTCGCCCTCGCCGATGGCGAGCACGCGCACGTCGTCGAGGAGCGCCGCGAGCTGGAGCCGGCCCGCCCGCAGGCGCGTCTCGATCGGCTCGAGGCAGGTCTTGCCGTAGCACGCGTGCAGCGTCTCCCACCGGTCGCCGACCCTCGGCGCCACCACGTCGGCCTCCCCCGCGCGATCCGTCACCAGGCGCGCCACCTCCGGCATCAGGAACGGCATGTCACAGGCGACCGTGAAGGCGACGTCGCCGCGCGCCGCGCGCAGCCCGGAGTAGACCCCGCCGAGCGAGCCGTGATCGGGGAACACGTCGGGCACCATCGACAGCCCGAGCCAGCCGTAGAGATCGGGCGTGTTGGTGACGATCAGCACGTCGTCAGCCACCGCGCGCACCACGTCGGCCACCCGGTCGATGAGGCGCCGGCCACCCAGCTCCATGAGGGCCTTGGGCCGCCCGCCCATCCGCGCGCTGCGGCCGCCCGCCTGGATCACGCCGGTGATGCGCATGCGCCCTCGATGACCACCGGGCCCTGTCGCAGGATCCGGGGCGGCCACCGCGTGCAGTCGGCCACGGTGGAGCCCGCGCCCCCCGCGGTCGCCCCGCCGTCCAGGATCATCTCCACCCGCCCGTCGAAGTAGCCGTGCACCGCCTCGGCGGTGAGCGGCGGCGGCGCGCCGCTCGGGTTCGCGCTGGGCGCGGTGATCGGGCGCGCCGCCGCGCGGACGAGCGCGCGCGCCAGCGCGTGGCCCGGCATGCGCACGCCGACGGTGCCGGTGCCCGCGGTCAGGGCGGCGGGCACCGACGCGGCGGCCTCGAGCACCAGCGTGAGCGGTCCCGGCCAGTGGCGGCGCATCAGCTCACGCGCGCCCGCGCCGATCCCGGGGGTCAGCCGCGCCACCATGTCGAGCGAATCCACCAGGACCAGGAGCGGCTTCGACTCGGGGCGGCCCTTGACCTCGAACACGCGCCCGATCGCGTCGGCGTCGAAGGCGTCGGCGCCCAGGCCGTAGAAGCTCTCGGTCGGGAAGGCCACCAGCCCGCCCGTCCCGAGCAGCGCGCCGGCGTCGCGCATCGCCGACTCTTCGGGATGGATCGCATCGACCCGGACGACAACGGTCGCGATCGTGGGCGGCCTCACCCGAGCCGTCTCAGGGCGTGGTGGCCGATGTCGCGGCGGTAGTGCGCGCCCTCGAATCGGATCCGCTCGACCGCCGCGTAGGCGGTCCGCACCGCGTCCGCCACGTCGGCGCCGAGGGCCTGCACGCCCAGCACCCGGCCCCCCGCGGTGACCAGCGCACCGTCGGCCATCGCGGTGCCGGCGTGGAAGACGTTGACGTGCGGCAGCGCCGCCGCCTCGGTCGTGCCGGCGATCGGGCGCCCGGTCTGGGGGACCCCGGGATAGCCGGCCGAGGTCATCACCACGCACACCGACGCCCGCGGGCTCCATGCGACCGATGCGGGCAGCCCCTGTCCGGCGGCCACCGCCTCGAGCAGGGTGAGCAGGTCGCCCTCGAGGCGCGGCAGGATCGCCTGGCACTCCGGATCGCCGAAGCGGCAGTTGAACTCGATGACCTTGGGGCCCTCGCGCGTGATCATCAGCCCCACGAAGAGCACGCCCGCGAACGGCGCGCCCTCCTTCGCCATCGCGGCGATGACGGGCCGGACGATCTCGGCCATCACCCGCTCCTGCATCGCCGGGTCGAAGACCGGCGCAGGCGAGTAGGCGCC encodes:
- a CDS encoding L-threonylcarbamoyladenylate synthase, with product MRPPTIATVVVRVDAIHPEESAMRDAGALLGTGGLVAFPTESFYGLGADAFDADAIGRVFEVKGRPESKPLLVLVDSLDMVARLTPGIGAGARELMRRHWPGPLTLVLEAAASVPAALTAGTGTVGVRMPGHALARALVRAAARPITAPSANPSGAPPPLTAEAVHGYFDGRVEMILDGGATAGGAGSTVADCTRWPPRILRQGPVVIEGACASPA
- a CDS encoding molybdenum cofactor guanylyltransferase is translated as MRITGVIQAGGRSARMGGRPKALMELGGRRLIDRVADVVRAVADDVLIVTNTPDLYGWLGLSMVPDVFPDHGSLGGVYSGLRAARGDVAFTVACDMPFLMPEVARLVTDRAGEADVVAPRVGDRWETLHACYGKTCLEPIETRLRAGRLQLAALLDDVRVLAIGEGEVARFRSPEVAFMNVNTPAELEAARRLLPALEPVPPR